From the Solanum pennellii chromosome 4, SPENNV200 genome, one window contains:
- the LOC107016122 gene encoding zinc finger AN1 and C2H2 domain-containing stress-associated protein 11 produces MGTPEFPNLGKHCSVEDCRQIDFLPFTCDCCFKVYCLDHRSYIRHQCPTANKNNVTVVICPLCAKGVRLNPVEDPNITWESHVNTECDPSNYEKATKKKKCPVPRCKELLTFSNTIKCRDCTVDHCLKHRFGPDHSCPGPKKPEATFQFMNFLNGSKEESKKAQPTTTSRWTTSLLKVVSSVKEKFNNEFNQPQQTGQSSRATNHSVTTNNSSQVEPCPQCHLRFSTVRALIDHVQKVHEKNGVMNMTIDVCPRCSKGFRDPVALVEHVEREHKGSSM; encoded by the exons ATGGGTACACCAGAATTCCCAAATCTTGGGAAGCATTGTTCTGTTGAGGATTGTAGGCAGATTGATTTCTTGCCTTTTACCTGTGATTGCTGTTTCAAG GTGTATTGTTTAGATCATCGAAGCTATATTAGACATCAGTGTCCAACGGCTAACAAGAATAATGTTACAGTGGTCATTTGCCCGCTCTGTGCAAAAGGGGTACGCCTAAATCCTGTTGAAGACCCAAATATAACTTGGGAATCGCATGTGAACACCGAGTGTGATCCATCGAACTATGAGAAAgccacaaagaaaaaaaaatgtcctGTGCCTCGCTGCAAAGAGCTTTTGACTTTCTCCAACACAATCAAATGTCGGGATTGTACTGTCGATCATTGCTTGAAGCACCGGTTTGGACCTGATCACAGCTGCCCAGGACCTAAGAAACCAGAAGCTACTTTCCAGTTCATGAACTTTCTGAATGGAAGTAAAGAAGAATCGAAGAAAGCTCAGCCCACGACGACCTCAAGGTGGACCACGAGCCTTTTAAAGGTAGTATCATCTGTAAAGGAAAAGTTCAACAATGAATTTAATCAACCACAGCAGACGGGGCAAAGCAGCCGCGCCACCAACCACAGTGTTACTACTAACAACAGCAGTCAAGTAGAGCCATGCCCACAATGTCATCTGAGATTTTCTACAGTCAGAGCTCTCATCGACCACGTGCAGAAAGTACACGAGAAGAATGGTGTTATGAACATGACAATCGATGTCTGCCCGAGGTGTAGTAAAGGTTTTCGAGATCCTGTTGCCCTTGTGGAACATGTTGAAAGGGAACATAAAGGAAGTTCTATGTAA